In a genomic window of Salegentibacter salegens:
- a CDS encoding 6-phosphogluconate dehydrogenase, translating to MKKTLFGILGAIVLLFLAWFAFIYFVPYSEGTRSGELIKFSKKGVISKTWEGEISQGISGAQIFQFSVLDSNQEEIEALQENEGNYVRLKYVERYATFFFWGDTKYFITEVEQAESPHFRDR from the coding sequence ATGAAAAAAACACTTTTTGGCATTTTGGGAGCAATAGTTTTGCTTTTTCTGGCCTGGTTTGCTTTTATCTATTTTGTGCCTTATAGTGAGGGTACAAGAAGTGGCGAACTCATAAAATTCAGTAAAAAAGGTGTGATTTCGAAAACCTGGGAAGGAGAAATAAGCCAGGGAATTAGTGGCGCCCAGATCTTTCAATTTTCAGTTTTAGACAGCAATCAAGAAGAAATTGAAGCGCTGCAGGAGAACGAAGGCAATTACGTTAGGCTTAAATATGTTGAGCGTTACGCAACTTTTTTCTTTTGGGGCGATACCAAATATTTTATAACCGAAGTAGAGCAAGCCGAATCCCCTCATTTTAGAGATAGATAA
- a CDS encoding endo alpha-1,4 polygalactosaminidase has translation MNFLKIGTHILCCLLFSCDEHSAQEANKNIDYRQEMREFVIEISETAKAENPNFIVIPQNGVQLVSKECNSQKIPALDYLNAIDAVGQEDLFYGLPKINKITPKADNTYLRKYLDLAKNHGKQVLVTDYCSSFKLMKNSYRLSEENKYTSFAAPRRDLDKIPAYPVFNENNEDINALAEAKNFLYLLNYAEYSNKQDLIAELAFTNYDLIIMDLFYNNEAFTAEDIKKLKKKKNGGDRLVISYMSIGEAEDYRFYWEDKWSSNYPNWLVEENPEWEGNFKVEYWKGNWKKMIYGNESAYLTKIIDAGFDGVYLDIIDGYQYFEAQE, from the coding sequence ATGAACTTCCTGAAAATAGGGACCCATATACTATGCTGCTTATTGTTTTCCTGCGACGAACACTCGGCTCAGGAGGCAAATAAGAATATTGATTACCGCCAGGAAATGCGGGAGTTTGTTATTGAAATAAGTGAAACTGCAAAAGCTGAAAATCCTAACTTCATAGTTATTCCACAAAACGGCGTTCAGCTTGTTTCCAAAGAATGTAATTCTCAAAAAATTCCTGCTTTAGATTATTTAAACGCTATAGATGCTGTAGGCCAGGAAGATCTTTTCTATGGTCTCCCTAAAATAAACAAAATCACTCCTAAGGCAGATAATACCTACCTAAGGAAATACCTTGATCTGGCAAAAAACCATGGCAAGCAAGTATTGGTAACAGATTATTGTTCTAGTTTCAAACTCATGAAGAATTCTTACCGGCTTAGTGAGGAAAACAAGTATACATCTTTCGCAGCGCCACGGCGGGACCTGGATAAAATTCCTGCATACCCGGTTTTTAATGAAAATAATGAAGATATAAACGCTCTTGCTGAAGCTAAAAACTTCTTATACCTATTGAATTACGCTGAATATTCTAACAAACAAGATCTAATTGCTGAACTTGCTTTCACCAATTATGACCTTATTATTATGGATCTTTTCTATAATAACGAAGCATTTACTGCTGAAGACATTAAAAAATTAAAGAAGAAAAAAAATGGTGGCGACCGCTTAGTCATATCCTATATGTCTATTGGTGAAGCCGAAGATTACCGTTTCTACTGGGAAGACAAATGGAGTTCTAATTACCCAAATTGGCTTGTTGAAGAAAATCCCGAGTGGGAAGGAAATTTTAAGGTAGAATACTGGAAAGGGAATTGGAAGAAAATGATCTACGGAAACGAAAGCGCTTACCTCACTAAAATAATCGATGCCGGTTTTGACGGAGTTTACCTTGATATTATAGACGGTTATCAGTATTTTGAAGCCCAGGAATAA
- the rmuC gene encoding DNA recombination protein RmuC, translating into MNDYLLFAFIFLALLLGLYFGKLISGLKSKNKEAILEEKNNQLSLQIEDLKSHINSNLENYKTELSDYKNTLHLQTEKLEKEREEIRREKDFLNTELTRRNAEFENLELRNKEQKTEVEQLQRKFEKEFENLANKILEQKSEKFTLQNKENIQNILNPLQEKILHFEKRIEEGNKESIDRHAMLRQQIIGLKELNQQMSKEATNLTKALKGDTKTQGNWGEMILERVLERSGLQKGSEYSVQQSFTNAEGKRVLPDVVINLPGDKKMIVDSKVSLNAYERFSNETEENERQQHLKNHLSAIRNRVNELGSKNYHQLYQMESPDFVLLFIPIEAAFAVASNEYPGLYSEAFDKNIIIVTPTTLLAVLKTIDSMWQNEKQKQNAIAIATQAGALYDSFSALTEELTKIGRQLGTVQNSYEGAMKKLTGKGNLLRRVEKLKKLGAKASKQIDPKMLSVMDEEEIEDNNV; encoded by the coding sequence ATGAACGATTATTTACTCTTTGCTTTCATTTTTCTTGCACTCTTGCTCGGACTTTACTTTGGAAAACTAATTTCAGGATTAAAAAGTAAAAATAAAGAAGCTATTCTCGAAGAAAAAAACAATCAATTATCACTTCAAATTGAAGATCTTAAGAGTCATATAAATAGTAATTTAGAAAATTACAAAACTGAATTATCAGATTATAAAAATACACTTCACTTACAAACTGAAAAACTCGAAAAAGAACGTGAAGAAATTCGAAGAGAGAAAGATTTTTTAAATACAGAACTCACCCGCCGCAATGCCGAATTTGAAAATTTAGAGCTTAGAAATAAGGAGCAAAAAACCGAAGTGGAACAACTTCAGCGAAAATTTGAAAAAGAATTTGAAAACCTGGCCAATAAAATTTTAGAACAAAAATCTGAGAAATTCACCCTTCAGAATAAAGAAAACATTCAGAATATATTAAATCCTTTACAGGAAAAAATTCTGCATTTTGAAAAACGAATTGAAGAAGGGAATAAAGAAAGTATAGATCGTCACGCGATGCTGCGACAGCAAATTATTGGTTTAAAAGAGCTTAACCAACAAATGAGCAAGGAAGCCACCAATCTCACCAAAGCGCTTAAAGGCGATACAAAAACGCAGGGCAATTGGGGCGAAATGATCCTGGAACGGGTCTTAGAACGCAGCGGACTCCAAAAAGGCAGCGAATACAGCGTGCAGCAAAGTTTTACCAATGCCGAAGGAAAAAGAGTTTTACCCGATGTGGTAATCAATCTTCCAGGTGATAAAAAAATGATTGTAGATTCTAAAGTTTCTTTGAACGCCTACGAACGCTTCAGCAATGAAACCGAAGAGAATGAAAGACAACAACATTTAAAAAATCATCTTAGCGCTATTCGAAATCGTGTGAACGAACTTGGCAGTAAGAATTACCACCAGTTATACCAGATGGAAAGCCCCGATTTCGTCTTGCTTTTTATCCCTATTGAAGCTGCGTTTGCAGTGGCATCAAACGAATATCCGGGGTTGTATTCTGAAGCTTTTGATAAAAATATAATTATCGTTACACCCACTACCCTGCTTGCAGTACTCAAGACCATAGACAGTATGTGGCAAAACGAAAAACAAAAGCAAAACGCCATTGCCATCGCGACCCAGGCCGGCGCTTTATACGATTCGTTTTCCGCTTTAACCGAAGAATTGACTAAAATTGGAAGGCAGCTGGGAACTGTTCAAAATTCTTACGAAGGCGCGATGAAAAAACTCACCGGAAAAGGAAATTTACTCCGGCGTGTAGAAAAACTTAAAAAACTTGGTGCTAAGGCCAGTAAACAAATAGATCCTAAAATGCTATCGGTTATGGATGAGGAAGAAATTGAAGATAATAATGTATAA
- a CDS encoding IS256 family transposase produces the protein MTQEEIKELKEKALKQFLSGESLTGKNGAFAPMLREFMEEALEAEMSSHLSDEEKGSKAGNKRNGKGKKTLKSSQGDVTINTPQDRNSTFEPEIVAKRQRILADNLEKQIIGMYGMGNSLRDISAHIEEMYDSKISTHVLSDITDRVIPKVKEWQDRPLEPVYCILWLDAMHFKVREEGKVKHKALYNILGINKAGRKEVLGMYISESEGANFWLQVLTQLNNRGLKDILIACTDNLTGFSEAIHSVYPKTDIQLCIVHQIRNSMKYVASKDQKDFMKDLKLVYKADTKDQAESALLDLEEKWGKRYPIVIRSWNDNWDRLSAYFEYTAPIRKLIYTTNAVEAFHRQVRKVTKTKGAFTNDMALLKLVYLATRRIEKKWNAPLQNWGLVVQQLAIKFEGRLELDLATNETKN, from the coding sequence ATGACACAAGAAGAGATTAAGGAATTAAAGGAAAAAGCATTAAAACAATTTTTATCAGGAGAATCCCTAACCGGCAAAAACGGCGCTTTTGCTCCAATGCTTAGGGAGTTTATGGAAGAGGCCCTGGAAGCAGAAATGTCTTCGCACCTTTCCGATGAAGAAAAAGGCTCAAAAGCAGGTAATAAGCGTAATGGCAAAGGCAAAAAGACCCTAAAGAGCAGCCAAGGGGACGTCACCATTAACACGCCCCAGGATCGTAACAGTACCTTTGAGCCGGAGATCGTAGCGAAACGCCAGCGTATCCTGGCCGATAATTTAGAAAAGCAGATTATAGGCATGTACGGGATGGGCAATAGCCTGCGGGATATCTCAGCTCATATAGAGGAAATGTATGATTCCAAGATATCCACACACGTTCTAAGTGATATTACGGACCGGGTGATTCCCAAGGTTAAGGAATGGCAGGATCGCCCCTTGGAGCCGGTATATTGCATCCTATGGCTCGACGCGATGCACTTCAAGGTACGCGAAGAAGGCAAAGTAAAGCACAAGGCCTTGTATAATATTTTAGGAATAAATAAAGCTGGAAGAAAGGAAGTGCTGGGTATGTATATCTCGGAAAGTGAAGGGGCCAATTTTTGGCTTCAGGTGCTGACCCAATTAAACAACCGTGGCTTAAAAGATATTCTGATTGCCTGTACGGATAATCTTACGGGCTTTAGTGAAGCCATTCATTCTGTTTATCCCAAGACTGATATTCAGCTATGTATTGTCCACCAGATCCGCAATAGTATGAAGTATGTGGCCAGTAAGGATCAAAAAGATTTTATGAAAGACCTTAAACTGGTGTACAAGGCTGACACCAAAGACCAGGCTGAATCGGCTTTACTGGATCTGGAAGAAAAATGGGGCAAAAGATATCCCATAGTGATCCGTTCCTGGAATGATAACTGGGACCGATTGAGTGCTTATTTTGAATATACCGCACCCATTAGAAAACTCATATACACCACAAATGCCGTAGAGGCTTTTCACCGGCAGGTAAGAAAAGTAACCAAGACCAAAGGCGCTTTTACCAATGATATGGCACTATTGAAGCTGGTTTACCTAGCTACCAGAAGAATTGAAAAGAAATGGAACGCCCCACTGCAGAACTGGGGTTTGGTAGTTCAACAATTAGCTATTAAATTTGAAGGTCGGCTAGAGTTGGACTTAGCCACCAATGAAACGAAAAACTAA
- the pelF gene encoding GT4 family glycosyltransferase PelF, with translation MAKPSVLLILEGTYPFNGGGVSTWAHILCNRVSNVDFKLYSINASFEKEYKYKLSDNISEVIQVPLWTPDEPYDYISYGEEYYKTVAKKEWTNDEVVAQKFIPIFKSLLEFIYSDDRDIEDLDIIFHQLWFYFEDYDYKETIRNEQVWQTYRDTLAKFIIGERNPDASLIDITIGLRWIYRFLIPLAIVNIPKVDVSHLTLSGFPVIPALIANYKYGTPIILTEHGVFIRERLLAINNSEYPYFLKSLLIRFSEAIARLVYHKAEVIISVNKFNQKWEKWYGADPKKFRIIYNGIDPKVFKPGPKPAHLKDIPTVVALARIFELKDILTMIRSCAVVKKNIPEVQYLVYGDDDAVPEYTKGCLELITELGLQNNLAKF, from the coding sequence ATGGCGAAACCATCTGTATTGCTTATTTTAGAAGGCACCTATCCTTTTAATGGAGGTGGCGTTTCTACCTGGGCACATATTCTATGTAACAGGGTTAGCAATGTAGACTTTAAACTATATTCTATAAACGCTTCTTTTGAGAAGGAATATAAGTATAAACTAAGCGATAATATTAGCGAGGTGATACAGGTACCACTTTGGACACCAGATGAGCCTTATGATTATATAAGTTACGGCGAAGAATATTATAAAACCGTGGCAAAAAAGGAGTGGACCAATGATGAAGTGGTAGCTCAAAAGTTTATTCCTATTTTTAAAAGTTTACTGGAGTTTATTTATAGCGATGATCGTGATATAGAAGATCTGGATATAATTTTTCACCAACTCTGGTTTTATTTTGAAGATTATGATTACAAAGAAACCATTAGAAATGAACAGGTTTGGCAAACTTACCGCGATACCCTCGCCAAATTTATTATTGGAGAGCGTAACCCTGATGCATCTTTAATAGATATTACCATTGGATTACGATGGATTTACAGGTTTTTAATACCTCTAGCCATTGTAAATATTCCAAAGGTAGATGTATCTCATTTAACCCTTAGCGGTTTCCCGGTAATCCCTGCACTTATTGCGAATTACAAGTATGGCACCCCAATTATCTTAACAGAACATGGGGTTTTTATAAGGGAAAGGTTGTTGGCCATTAATAATTCAGAATATCCATATTTTTTAAAGAGTTTACTTATTAGGTTTTCTGAAGCCATTGCACGCTTAGTTTACCACAAGGCAGAGGTAATTATTTCGGTAAATAAATTCAATCAAAAATGGGAAAAATGGTATGGAGCAGATCCAAAGAAATTCAGAATAATTTATAATGGTATTGATCCCAAAGTCTTTAAACCAGGACCTAAACCTGCACATTTAAAAGATATTCCTACTGTAGTTGCTTTGGCGAGAATCTTTGAATTAAAAGATATTCTCACCATGATTAGATCTTGTGCAGTAGTTAAAAAAAACATTCCAGAAGTGCAATATCTGGTCTATGGTGATGATGATGCCGTCCCCGAATATACCAAAGGATGTCTTGAACTTATTACTGAATTAGGATTACAAAACAATTTGGCTAAGTTCTAA
- a CDS encoding endo alpha-1,4 polygalactosaminidase, which produces MVTTALCLNTAQSVAQKLTQEKQILFTYGDFYPAEVSGYELVVIESAHFDSEDIAVLKQNNNTVLGYISLGEVNEAAAHFPEIKDFTFGKNEIWNSYILDIENEETRQVLMAIFDYKNPLHNPLQT; this is translated from the coding sequence ATGGTTACCACAGCACTCTGTTTAAATACTGCTCAGTCAGTCGCACAAAAACTTACTCAGGAGAAACAGATACTTTTTACTTATGGCGATTTTTACCCCGCAGAAGTTTCAGGATACGAATTAGTGGTAATAGAAAGTGCTCATTTTGATAGTGAAGATATTGCTGTTTTAAAACAAAATAATAATACGGTTTTGGGTTATATAAGTCTGGGAGAAGTTAATGAAGCTGCTGCTCATTTTCCTGAAATAAAAGATTTTACCTTCGGAAAAAATGAAATATGGAATAGCTATATTTTAGATATTGAAAATGAAGAAACTCGTCAAGTCTTAATGGCCATTTTTGATTATAAGAATCCTTTGCATAACCCCTTACAAACATAG
- a CDS encoding serine hydrolase domain-containing protein, with translation MKITTKSFVSFLVFSFSILNISAQDIYFPETGTWEEKDPKSFNLDFSKAIEFAEANEYSESKDLRQAILKGFQHEPYHEILGPTKRRGGPAGMILKDGYLVAQWGDIKRVDMTFSVTKSFLSTTALLALDKNLIVDVEDPVINYIWDDTFEGEHNSKITWKHLLEQNSDWSGELWGSYDWADRPSHEEGIDDWKNRDLHEPGTHFKYNDVRVNVLAYSLLNVFRKPLPTVLKEEIMSPINASSSWRWFGYDNSWTTIDGFKMQSVSGGGHSGGGMFINTEDMARFGLLFMNNGNWNGEQLIAENLIEEAVQPSATNPNYGYMWWLNADGPRQWKNVDKNIFYAAGFGGNFIIVDRKENLVIVTRWLEPSKIEEFVQKIYN, from the coding sequence ATGAAAATCACTACAAAGTCATTCGTAAGCTTTTTAGTTTTCAGCTTTTCTATACTAAATATTTCAGCGCAGGATATTTATTTTCCTGAAACCGGAACCTGGGAAGAAAAAGATCCAAAATCTTTCAATTTAGATTTTTCAAAAGCAATTGAGTTTGCGGAAGCTAATGAATATTCAGAATCTAAAGATCTACGACAGGCAATTTTAAAAGGCTTTCAACACGAACCTTATCACGAAATCTTAGGGCCAACAAAACGACGTGGCGGCCCGGCAGGAATGATCTTAAAAGATGGCTACCTTGTTGCGCAATGGGGCGACATCAAACGTGTAGATATGACCTTTAGCGTCACTAAAAGTTTTCTTTCTACCACTGCCCTGCTCGCTTTAGACAAAAATCTGATCGTTGATGTTGAAGATCCCGTAATCAATTATATTTGGGACGATACTTTTGAAGGTGAACATAACTCAAAAATCACCTGGAAACATTTATTGGAGCAAAACTCTGATTGGAGCGGAGAACTATGGGGTTCTTACGATTGGGCTGACAGGCCCTCACACGAAGAAGGAATAGACGATTGGAAGAATCGTGACCTCCACGAACCCGGAACACACTTTAAATACAACGATGTTCGGGTAAATGTGCTCGCCTATTCTTTACTCAATGTTTTTAGAAAACCGCTTCCCACGGTTTTAAAAGAAGAAATTATGAGCCCAATTAACGCTTCATCGAGCTGGCGTTGGTTTGGATATGATAATTCCTGGACTACCATAGACGGTTTCAAAATGCAGTCGGTTAGTGGTGGCGGGCATTCCGGGGGCGGAATGTTCATCAATACCGAAGATATGGCGCGTTTTGGATTGCTCTTTATGAATAACGGAAATTGGAACGGAGAACAATTAATTGCGGAAAATCTTATTGAAGAGGCGGTACAGCCTTCAGCCACTAATCCTAATTATGGATATATGTGGTGGTTAAATGCCGATGGACCGAGACAATGGAAAAACGTAGATAAAAACATATTTTATGCGGCTGGTTTCGGCGGAAATTTTATTATTGTAGATCGTAAAGAAAACCTGGTAATTGTAACCCGCTGGCTGGAACCTTCTAAAATAGAAGAATTCGTTCAGAAAATTTATAATTAA
- a CDS encoding acyl-CoA thioesterase — translation MTKFKHVKDSQVDISELMLPSHSNFNGKIHGGYVLSLMDRIAFACASKHSGAYCVTASVDTVDFLKPIEIGELVTMKASVNYVGNSSMVIGIRVEAENIRTGEVKHCNSSYFTMVAKTEDGKSLQVPGLILTNEHDIRRFAKSIKRNKMKLNRKQEFHETDFSSKEYVHLLEKYKVKIEQ, via the coding sequence ATGACCAAATTTAAACACGTAAAAGATTCACAGGTAGACATTTCAGAATTAATGTTGCCTTCCCATTCAAATTTCAACGGAAAAATTCACGGGGGCTACGTGCTCTCCCTTATGGACCGCATTGCATTTGCCTGCGCCTCTAAACATTCTGGTGCCTATTGCGTTACTGCCAGTGTAGATACTGTAGATTTCCTGAAACCTATAGAAATTGGCGAATTGGTTACTATGAAGGCTTCGGTTAATTACGTTGGCAATAGTTCTATGGTGATTGGGATTCGAGTGGAAGCCGAAAATATTAGGACCGGCGAGGTAAAACACTGTAATTCTTCTTATTTTACGATGGTAGCCAAAACCGAAGATGGAAAATCACTGCAGGTTCCCGGCTTAATTCTCACCAACGAGCACGATATTCGGAGGTTTGCAAAGAGCATAAAACGTAATAAAATGAAGCTGAATCGTAAACAGGAATTCCACGAGACCGATTTTTCTTCAAAAGAATATGTGCATTTACTGGAAAAATATAAGGTTAAAATAGAGCAGTAA
- a CDS encoding IS1595 family transposase, with product MIPSDFRDFFVNSPATVQQEIVASLLSLSLQESEVKDSNEAKAVTCPHCSEKRVRANGKLKGVQRYVCNGCKKNFSETTGKFWYNIKKKEKLNRYLYCLLSGYSIRKSAEETEISIQTSFDWRHKLLTSFSSVSVEEFQGIVESDDLFFAYSEKGGRHLGRKPKMRGEKASKAGISDEKVAVVATCDRSGNKDFKVATRGRISKEDLNRILKGKLDKADVLCSDSHRSYGAFAKANTIAHKKFNTSKGQRTVDKVYHVQNVNNMDMRLRKFMDSFNGVATKYLQNYLNWFLVLEKIKNSTSKMATVTAIAFASNSAWYEYKQQLFNMLIRT from the coding sequence ATGATACCTTCAGATTTCAGGGATTTTTTCGTTAATAGTCCAGCGACTGTTCAACAAGAGATAGTGGCTTCGTTGCTATCATTGTCTTTGCAAGAAAGTGAAGTAAAGGACAGCAACGAGGCAAAAGCAGTTACCTGTCCTCATTGCTCAGAAAAGCGTGTTCGTGCCAATGGCAAGCTCAAAGGCGTTCAACGCTATGTTTGCAATGGCTGTAAGAAGAATTTCAGTGAGACCACAGGTAAGTTTTGGTATAATATAAAAAAGAAAGAGAAGTTAAATCGGTATTTATACTGTTTGTTGTCGGGCTACAGTATCAGGAAAAGTGCAGAAGAGACGGAGATATCAATTCAAACGTCCTTTGATTGGAGACATAAATTGCTCACGTCATTTTCCAGTGTTTCGGTAGAAGAGTTTCAGGGCATAGTCGAAAGCGATGACCTGTTCTTTGCCTACTCAGAAAAAGGAGGACGTCATTTAGGTAGAAAACCGAAAATGCGAGGAGAAAAAGCAAGCAAAGCAGGCATAAGTGATGAAAAAGTAGCTGTAGTGGCAACTTGTGATAGATCTGGAAACAAAGACTTTAAAGTGGCCACAAGAGGTCGTATCAGTAAAGAGGATCTGAATAGAATACTTAAAGGGAAACTTGATAAAGCTGACGTACTCTGCAGCGACAGCCATAGAAGTTATGGTGCTTTTGCAAAAGCCAACACAATTGCCCATAAAAAGTTCAACACCTCAAAGGGACAGCGAACCGTAGATAAGGTGTACCATGTCCAGAATGTAAACAATATGGATATGAGATTGAGAAAGTTCATGGATTCTTTCAATGGGGTAGCTACAAAATACTTACAGAATTACTTGAATTGGTTCTTGGTACTTGAAAAAATCAAGAACTCAACCAGTAAAATGGCAACAGTTACAGCCATTGCCTTTGCTTCAAATAGCGCATGGTACGAGTACAAACAACAACTATTCAATATGCTAATTAGAACTTAG
- a CDS encoding endo alpha-1,4 polygalactosaminidase: MKKGLDGMFLDNIDNYTKFGPTPEKKEALLDFLQVLNIVYPNIHLMQNAGVSIIKDTHPFINSVAKESIASDYNFQKGKYQLRDENVFTQLLNELKEVYDKYEVSVVLIEYAETRKLKKDIKQRLAQTPWPFFIGKIDLQSIPEKG, from the coding sequence ATGAAAAAAGGCCTGGACGGAATGTTCTTAGACAACATAGATAACTATACTAAATTTGGCCCTACTCCAGAAAAGAAAGAAGCATTATTAGATTTTTTACAGGTTTTAAATATAGTATATCCTAATATTCATTTAATGCAGAATGCAGGTGTTTCTATAATAAAAGATACACATCCATTTATAAATTCAGTCGCCAAAGAAAGTATTGCCTCAGATTATAATTTTCAGAAGGGTAAATATCAATTAAGAGATGAAAATGTTTTTACGCAACTTTTAAACGAACTTAAAGAGGTGTACGATAAATATGAAGTTTCTGTTGTTTTAATTGAATATGCCGAAACCCGAAAACTTAAAAAAGATATTAAACAAAGATTAGCACAAACCCCCTGGCCTTTTTTTATTGGGAAAATAGACTTACAGTCTATTCCCGAAAAAGGCTGA
- a CDS encoding glycosyltransferase, with protein sequence MMGPRSNPQEVFLEGDISILTSISEGFPYTVIESMGCGIPVVSTDVGGVKEALDDSCGFTCKPKDAEEIGHNVLKLLLNEDLRKSMGRNARERVLNNFTLSKFIGEYEAIYDDIVKIPKTQKKLTKIEDFS encoded by the coding sequence CTGATGGGCCCAAGGAGTAACCCGCAAGAAGTTTTCTTAGAAGGAGATATTTCTATTCTAACTTCTATTTCTGAAGGATTTCCATATACCGTTATTGAGTCTATGGGTTGTGGTATTCCCGTAGTTTCTACCGATGTAGGCGGAGTTAAAGAAGCGCTTGACGATAGCTGCGGATTTACCTGTAAACCAAAAGATGCCGAAGAAATTGGCCACAATGTCTTAAAATTGCTTTTAAATGAAGATTTAAGGAAGAGTATGGGAAGAAATGCCCGGGAACGAGTGCTTAATAACTTTACCTTATCTAAGTTTATTGGTGAATATGAAGCAATTTATGATGATATTGTAAAAATACCGAAGACCCAAAAGAAACTTACCAAGATTGAAGATTTTTCCTAA
- a CDS encoding IS5 family transposase, with translation MSQLSFSDIELGRSRKPSRVSSKLNKINNLVEWDKVFNLVQAVDNTNKVIGGAPHRDLSIKVKMLFLQHLYNLSDPELEDQVNDRLSFQKFAGINYTTTVPDFTTIWRFKEALVREGLMDGLFALILASLESKGLLLKKGTSVDATILQSTTKPLSKERREELEKHPSAQIDTDAQSTAKRGKKYFGYKGHIGTDVGSELIRKRTFTSARPHDSQLKDELLSGDEQMIFGDSAYGTIADKRKARKEGVYYGMLDKGTRKRKLSATQKKNNKKKSKIRCKVEHPFAYLKEKLNYKRTVAKTMARNELRFDFNCILYNIFRASYLLSKA, from the coding sequence ATGAGCCAGTTAAGTTTTTCCGATATAGAATTGGGACGCAGTAGAAAGCCCAGCAGGGTATCCTCCAAGTTAAACAAGATCAATAATTTGGTGGAATGGGACAAAGTCTTCAATCTGGTGCAGGCAGTGGACAACACCAATAAAGTTATCGGTGGAGCGCCGCACCGCGATCTTTCCATTAAGGTCAAAATGCTTTTTCTTCAGCACCTGTATAACCTGAGCGACCCGGAACTGGAGGATCAGGTCAACGACCGCTTGAGTTTTCAAAAATTTGCAGGGATCAACTACACTACCACGGTGCCAGATTTCACGACCATATGGCGGTTCAAAGAAGCCTTGGTACGGGAAGGCTTGATGGATGGGTTGTTTGCTTTGATCTTGGCCAGTCTTGAATCAAAAGGTTTGTTGCTGAAAAAAGGAACGAGTGTAGATGCCACCATCCTTCAGTCCACCACCAAGCCGTTGAGCAAGGAGCGGCGGGAAGAACTGGAAAAACACCCGAGTGCGCAAATAGATACCGATGCCCAATCCACGGCAAAGCGGGGGAAGAAATATTTTGGTTATAAAGGTCATATTGGAACCGATGTGGGCAGTGAGCTGATAAGGAAAAGGACATTCACTTCGGCACGTCCTCATGATTCCCAGCTAAAAGATGAACTCCTTAGCGGCGATGAGCAGATGATTTTTGGCGATAGCGCCTATGGCACTATTGCCGACAAGCGAAAGGCCAGGAAAGAGGGTGTTTATTACGGGATGCTGGACAAAGGGACACGAAAGCGGAAACTCTCCGCGACGCAAAAGAAAAACAACAAGAAGAAATCAAAGATAAGATGCAAGGTTGAACACCCTTTCGCCTATTTGAAGGAAAAGTTGAACTACAAAAGAACGGTTGCTAAAACAATGGCAAGGAACGAATTAAGGTTTGACTTCAACTGCATCCTGTACAATATTTTTCGGGCCAGTTATCTGCTCTCGAAAGCCTAA